In a single window of the Rhopalosiphum padi isolate XX-2018 chromosome 1, ASM2088224v1, whole genome shotgun sequence genome:
- the LOC132923575 gene encoding ubiquitin-like modifier-activating enzyme 5 has translation MSLEDVENIKKRIENFKKTLLELTETPSVQEAAEHKVREMSAEVVDSNPYSRLMALQRMGIVKNYEDIRKYTVVVVGVGGVGSVTAEMLTRCGIGKLILFDYDKVELANMNRLFYQPSQAGLSKVTAASMTLTRINPDVKIETYNTNITLTTQFEEFLNVLKTGGINGERVDLVLSCVDNYEARMTINSACNELGLNWFESGVSENAVCGHIQYIVPGESACFACAPPLVVASDIDEKTLKKDGVCAASLPTTMGVVAGLLVQNALKKLLGFGTVSWYLGYNALSDFFPSMMIKPNPNCSDNFCIKQQSEFKNRVKEEPECTNLDPLEDVVTHENNEWGISLAEDEPIVSSNTTEVIETSKTENVNKNNSIKSEEEYLSLNDGIEFAYQSADQTAPNEESLVKETELSVDDLREQLSLL, from the exons ATGTCGCTGGAAGAtgtggaaaatattaaaaaacgcaTTGAAAACTTCAAAAAGACTTTGTTGGAGCTAACCGAAACACCGAGCGTGCAAGAAGCAGCGGAGCACAAAGTCCGGGAGATGTCCGCCGAAGTGGTTGATTCAAACCCGTACAG CCGGTTAATGGCCCTGCAGCGAATGGGCATTGTGAAGAATTATGAGGACATCAGGAAATACACTGTGGTCGTGGTTGGTGTTGGTGGAGTCGGCAGTGTCACTGCAGAGATGCTCACGCGTTGCGGCATTGGAAAG TTAATATTGTTTGACTACGACAAAGTAGAACTAGCAAATATGAATCGCCTCTTCTACCAACCGTCCCAAGCAGGTCTGAGCAAAGTTACAGCAGCTTCAATGACATTGACAAGAATTAATCCTGATGTTAAAATTGAAACGTACAATACTAACATCACATTAACCACCCAATTTGAAGAATTCTTGAATGTCTTAAA GACTGGAGGAATTAATGGTGAACGAGTTGATTTGGTATTGAGCTGTGTAGACAATTATGAAGCTCGAATGACAATTAATTCAGCATGCAATGAATTAGGATTAAATTGGTTTGAATCGGGTGTAAGTGAAAATGCGGTGTGTGGACATATTCAGTACATTGTGCCCGGAGAATCTGCTTGTTTTGCG TGTGCACCTCCATTGGTTGTGGCTTCAGATATAgatgaaaaaacattaaaaaaggaTGGAGTTTGCGCAGCGAGTTTACCGACTACAATGGGTGTTGTTGCTGGATTACTTGTTCAAAAtgcattaaa aaaattgttgGGTTTTGGAACTGTCTCGTGGTACTTAGGATATAATGCTTTATCTGATTTCTTTCCAAGCATGATGATTAAACCAAATCCAAATTGTAGTGATAATTTCTGTATAAAACAacaatcagaatttaaaaatagagtGAAAGAGGAACCTGAATGCACAAATTTAGACCCACTCGAAGATGTAGTTACCCACGAAAATAATGAATGgg gaaTATCACTAGCAGAAGATGAACCAATAGTATCAAGTAATACAACAGAAGTCATTGAAACATCAAAAactgaaaatgtaaataaaaataatagtataaaaagtgAAGAAGAATACCTATCACTGAATGATGGAATAGAATTTGCTTATCAATCTGCTGATCAAACAGCTCCGAATGAAGAATCCTTAGTAAAAGAAACCGAATTAAGCGTAGACGATCTAAGAGAAcaattatcattgttataa
- the LOC132926507 gene encoding zinc finger MYM-type protein 1-like translates to MNPTGIKIPRSWLCYSVDLNRVYCETCWLFADRNNPKFNVNWINGLNDWQHLSQKIKVHEISIQHINAVKVRILWVKHQTIDKQLEEHISIEAKYWRDVLTRIIKIILFLTSGNTALRGNEGKSRNSREDEGNFLRAVRLVADFDPVLNKLLSDEETRVKYLSWKVQNEIIDLLATRMRNIICDEIRSSQCYTIIMDSTQDISKTDQVSFILRYAVVNYADCTFEIKESFLGFFTLNHHGAEDHVNLIKDVLNMFNLDLSKCRGQGYDGAAVMSGSHSGVQKRISDIIPSASYVHCNAHNLNLVLCDLAKSTPKVSQFFDTLQDVFLFYSKSAPRWASLALGDSVAKIVLKKVCTTRWEAKHKAVYALKTRFIDVLKSLSNLSLTSLKTDEKLKASSLKKKIESYEFVLLLTIWENILRSFNLVSKKLQSSNIHLHSACNYLKEATSSITNLRDKYEEFVNSSNILCNQWGIPIQSIVRRRIYSKRFFDDVDGDRRLDITSENFKVLVFLPIIDTAIVQLRERFNSLYEVTNRFDFLLPQNILMFCEKDIMKAAYDFQLFYKDDISTDIIRQILCLKSMFNDTLKTKCDIKDLLQCILDNDVASTYNDILSACIIFITLPVTVAAAERSFSKLKIIKNYLRNSISQDRLTNISILNIERNRTNEIDVNCIPRIVSTRIKIFGYLEWAK, encoded by the exons atgaacCCAACTGGTATTAAAATACCTAGATCATGGTTATGCTATTCAGTGGATCTGAACAGAGTTTATTGTGAAACTTGTTGGCTATTTGCAGACAGAAATAAtcctaaatttaatgtaaattggATAAATGGTTTGAATGATTGGCAGCATTTATCACAGAAAATTAAGGTACACGAAATATCTATTCAACACATTAATGCTGTCAAAGTTCGAATTCTTTGGGTAAAACATCAGACCATTGATAAACAACTTGAAGAACACATTTCAATAGAAGCAAAATATTGGAGAGATGTTCTTACCCgaattattaagataattttatttttgacatcgGGAAATACAGCTCTTCGTGGTAACGAGGGGAAATCAAGAAATAGTAGAGAGGATGAAGGGAATTTTTTGCGTGCAGTAAGATTAGTGGCTGATTTTGATCCAGTTTTAAACAAACTTTTGAGTGACGAAGAAACCCGAGTTAAATACTTGAGCTGGAAGGTTCAAAATGAAATCATTGATTTATTAGCAACAAGAATGAGAAATATTATATGTGACGAAATTCGATCTAGTcaatgttatacaattattatggattCCACCCAGGATATTTCAAAAACAGATCAGGTTAGTTTCATACTGCGTTATGCAGTAGTGAACTATGCTGACTGTACGTTTGAAATAAAAGAAtcatttttaggattttttacATTGAACCATCATGGAGCAGAAGatcatgtaaatttaattaaagatgtactaaatatgtttaatttagacTTGAGCAAATGTCGAGGACAAGGCTACGATGGCGCAGCCGTCATGAGTGGTAGCCATTCAGGTGTACAAAAAAGAATCAGTGATATAATTCCTAGTGCATCTTATGTTCACTGCAATGCACATaacttaaatttagttttatgtgATTTGGCTAAAAGTACACCAAAAGTATCACAATTTTTTGATACTCTGCAAGATGTGttcttattttatagtaaatcagCACCTAGATGGGCATCATTAGCTTTAGGGGATTCTGTTgctaaaattgttttgaagAAAGTATGCACTACCAGATGGGAGGCTAAGCACAAAGCTGTGTATGCTCTGAAAACTAGGTTCATAGATGTATTAAAGTCATTATCCAATTTATCTTTAACAAGTCTCAAAACTGATGAAAAATTAAAGGCAAGCTCactgaagaaaaaaattgaatcttatgaatttgttttattattaacaatttgggAAAATATATTGAGAAGTTTTAATCTAGtatctaaaaaattacaatcCTCTAATATTCATCTTCATAGtgcttgtaattatttaaaagaggCTACATCTAGTATTACAAATTTAAGAGACAAATATGAAGAATTTGttaattcatcaaatattttatgtaaccaATGGGGCATACCGATTCAATCTATTGTTCGACGCCGTATTTATTCAAAACGATTTTTTGACGATGTTGATGGTGATAGAAGACTTGACATTACTAGTGAAAACTTCAAAGTATTggtttttttacctattattgATACAGCAATTGTTCAACTTAGAGAAAGATTCAACAGTTTGTATGAAGTAACCAATAGGTTTGATTTCTTGCTAcctcaaaacattttaatgttttgtgaaAAGGATATTATGAAAGCTGCATAtgattttcaattgttttacaAAGATGACATAAGTACAGACATAATAAGACAGATATTATGCTTAAAAAGTATGTTTAATGATActctaaaaacaaaatgtgaTATTAAAGATTTATTGCAGTGTATTTTAGACAATGATGTAGCTTCTACTTATAATGATATACTATCTGcatgtataattttcataacattACCAGTTACTGTTGCCGCTGCTGAGCGTTcattttccaaattaaaaatcattaagaaCTATTTGAGAAATTCAATATCACAGGATCGTCTAACAaacattagtattttaaatattgaaagaaATCGTACAAATGAAATAGatgtta ACTGTATTCCTAGAATAGTGTccacaagaataaaaatatttggatatcTCGAATGGGCCAAatga
- the LOC132918571 gene encoding cyclin-dependent kinase 10, with translation MGKSKKKHSKKSKKEKTVESGGIKKSKQVLADYDPTGPVMLSGSLYSFRELKPIPIPEKDLLGRCRFVAEFEKLNRIGEGTYGVVYRAKDSKSPLEKIVALKKVRMENEKEGLPMSALREISLLLKCDHENIVRLQEVLVGRSLDSIFLSMEYCEHDLSSLLDNMATAFTESQVKCIFLQLLKGLKYLHSNFIIHRDLKVSNLLITDKGCVKIADFGLARFFGVPPKKMTAKVVTLWYRAPEVLLGSPKLTTAIDMWATACIFAELLLHKPLLPGRTEIHQLDLICQLLGTPNASIWPEIDTLPALKNFTLRPQPYNNIRPKFPWLSDAGIRLLNFLFMYEPSRRATAEECLQSSYFVEPPLPSDPKLMPTFPQHRNLKLKKPSNQPKVCQTIPPVVPSLTDLLSWK, from the exons ATGGGGAAATCAAAAA agAAGCATTcgaaaaaaagcaaaaaagaaaaaactgtaGAAAGTGGAGGCATTAAGAAATCAAAACAAGTATTAGCAGATTATGATCCTACGGGTCCAGTAATGCTTTCAGGATCATTATACTCTTTTCGTGAACTTAAACCTATACCGATTCCTGAAAAAGACCtt ctTGGACGTTGTCGATTTGTTGCCGAGTTTGAAAAATTGAATCGTATTGGGGAAGGAACATACGGTGTTGTat atcgTGCAAAGGATTCAAAATCACCTTTAGAAAAAATTGTTGCATTGAAAAAAGTTCGTATGGAAAATGAAAAGGAAGGATTACCAATGAGTGCACTTCGTgagatatcattattattgaaatgtgaTCATGAGAATATTGTTCGCCTACAAGAAGTTTTAGTGGGAAGAAGTTTAgacag tatatttctgTCTATGGAATATTGTGAACACGATTTATCCAGTTTATTAGACAACATGGCTACTGCATTCACTGAGTCtcaagtaaaatgtatatttttacagcTCTTAAAAGGACTTAAGTATTTGCATTCAAATTTCATTATTCATCGTGATCTCAAGGTATCTAACTTATTGATTACAGACAAAGGATGTGTAAAAATAG ctGATTTTGGTTTGGCTCGTTTTTTTGGTGTTCCACCGAAAAAAATGACAGCCAAAGTGGTAACACTTTGGTATAGAGCTCCTGAAGTCTTATTGGGATCTCCTAAGTTGACAACAGCTATTGATATGTGGGCAACTGCATGTATTTTTGCTGAACTTTTGC ttcACAAGCCGTTATTACCTGGTCGTACAGAGATACATCAACTTGATTTGATATGTCAACTTCTTGGTACTCCCAATGCTTCAATATGGCCTGAAATTGACACATTACCAGCACTGAAGAACTTTACATTGAGACCacaaccatataataatattagaccaaa attTCCGTGGTTATCAGATGCTGGTATTCgtcttttaaactttttgttcATGTATGAACCAAGCAGAAGAGCAACAGCTGAAGAATGTCTACAAAGCTCATATTTTGTTGAGCCACCTTTGc cgtCTGATCCTAAATTGATGCCTACATTCCCTCAACATcgcaatttaaaacttaaaaaaccaTCAAATCAACCAAAAGTTTGTCAAACTATTCCGCCAGTCGTACCATCATTAACTGACTTATTAAG